A portion of the Deltaproteobacteria bacterium genome contains these proteins:
- a CDS encoding ABC transporter ATP-binding protein, whose protein sequence is MHESYGYMEGEDQGKIRNLKLVKRLFPYIASYKRTVWVVLLLTLASTGLDLVVPYITKVAIDQYILPSYYRVAPAPEAGTEAEESWKNYRSLLQNRRFLSKAELSSIDPQHFHVFKKAKLIGERRFYGCDWDPSFEPVVRQYPRQFERAGNRLYVDYEDLDKLPEQDIRLLRSADLMGVVQVALVFVGAIVFSFFLFFGSIYLLEWISQHIMQDIRVDLFSHLIRQSVSFFDRNLTGKLVTRVTNDVQNLNELFKSVILAVFKDIFVVSGVMIVMLRLNRPLALICFVLLPFVLALTFVFARLAREAFREIRIHIARLNGFLQESFKNMPIIQQFVRETFRLSQFEKINTNNYRAGMKQIVVFAIFMPAIELLASFALALMIWHGGGEVLREEITLGILVAFIGYIQLLFRPIREISEKFNIMQSALASTERIFQLLDHNEEIPRPVEPSSPASVDGRVEFRDVCFSYQKGEPVLNGISFEVKPGQTVALVGATGAGKTSVIHLLERFYRPDRGSILIDGVDIERWDLDALRSSVGLVTQDVTLFSGSVLENIRMNREEWSLDEVRTLMRKIRAHSYIEKLPGAYGHEIGEGGVILSSGERQLLAFARVLVHDPKILILDEATANLDPETEQLIQQALQQIMRRRTTLIVAHRLSTIRNADKIFVIKRGRILESGAHEELMALKGLYYDLNRYQEESL, encoded by the coding sequence ATGCATGAATCTTACGGTTACATGGAAGGCGAAGACCAGGGGAAGATCCGAAATCTCAAGCTCGTCAAGCGCCTGTTTCCCTATATCGCCTCGTACAAGAGGACCGTATGGGTGGTGCTCCTTCTTACTCTCGCCAGCACGGGTCTGGACCTTGTCGTTCCTTACATCACCAAGGTGGCGATAGATCAGTACATCTTGCCGTCCTACTATCGCGTGGCTCCGGCTCCCGAGGCGGGAACCGAAGCCGAAGAATCTTGGAAGAACTACCGGAGCCTTCTTCAGAACAGACGTTTTCTATCCAAAGCCGAGCTGTCGAGCATCGATCCACAGCATTTCCATGTATTCAAAAAGGCAAAGTTGATCGGAGAGCGCAGGTTTTACGGGTGCGACTGGGATCCTTCCTTCGAGCCCGTGGTGCGACAATACCCTCGGCAATTCGAGCGCGCAGGGAATCGCCTTTATGTGGATTACGAGGACCTGGACAAGCTTCCGGAACAAGATATCCGCTTGCTGCGAAGCGCGGATTTGATGGGCGTAGTCCAAGTGGCTCTGGTTTTTGTCGGAGCTATCGTTTTTTCGTTCTTCCTGTTCTTCGGTTCCATCTATCTGCTCGAGTGGATTTCACAGCACATCATGCAGGACATCCGGGTGGATCTGTTCAGCCACCTTATACGGCAGTCCGTCAGCTTCTTTGATCGTAATCTGACGGGAAAGCTCGTGACTCGAGTGACCAACGATGTTCAGAACCTGAACGAACTGTTCAAATCGGTGATTCTGGCTGTATTCAAGGATATTTTTGTTGTCTCCGGCGTTATGATCGTCATGCTTCGCCTGAACCGTCCTTTGGCGCTGATCTGTTTTGTTTTGCTCCCATTCGTCTTGGCGTTGACGTTCGTTTTTGCCCGCCTGGCGCGGGAGGCATTTCGGGAGATCCGAATCCATATCGCTCGTCTGAACGGTTTTCTTCAGGAAAGCTTTAAAAATATGCCCATCATCCAGCAGTTTGTGCGGGAGACGTTCAGGCTATCCCAATTCGAAAAGATCAATACGAACAACTACCGGGCGGGCATGAAGCAGATCGTGGTCTTTGCGATATTCATGCCCGCCATCGAACTGCTTGCTTCATTCGCCCTAGCCCTTATGATCTGGCACGGGGGCGGCGAGGTACTGCGCGAAGAGATAACGTTGGGAATCCTCGTGGCGTTTATCGGGTACATTCAGCTGCTGTTTCGTCCGATACGAGAAATTTCGGAGAAATTCAATATCATGCAGTCCGCTCTGGCCAGCACGGAACGGATATTTCAACTGCTTGATCATAATGAGGAAATACCTCGGCCCGTGGAACCCTCCTCCCCCGCATCCGTCGACGGCAGAGTCGAATTCCGGGACGTTTGCTTTTCTTACCAGAAGGGGGAACCGGTATTGAACGGTATTTCCTTCGAGGTGAAACCCGGCCAGACCGTTGCCTTGGTGGGAGCCACCGGGGCCGGAAAGACCTCCGTAATCCACCTGTTGGAACGCTTTTATCGGCCGGATCGGGGAAGCATCCTTATCGACGGCGTGGACATCGAGCGCTGGGACCTGGATGCGCTCCGCTCGAGTGTTGGACTGGTGACGCAGGACGTCACGCTCTTTTCCGGCAGCGTCCTGGAAAACATCCGGATGAATCGGGAAGAATGGAGCCTCGATGAAGTCCGGACACTAATGCGGAAGATTCGGGCCCATTCCTATATCGAAAAGCTGCCCGGCGCTTACGGGCACGAAATAGGGGAGGGGGGAGTGATATTGTCGTCCGGCGAGCGACAACTGCTGGCTTTCGCCCGCGTCCTGGTCCATGACCCCAAGATATTGATTCTGGATGAAGCCACCGCCAATCTGGATCCGGAAACGGAACAATTGATCCAGCAGGCGCTGCAGCAGATCATGCGCCGGCGCACCACTCTGATTGTGGCCCACCGTCTCTCGACTATCCGTAACGCAGACAAGATTTTTGTGATAAAGCGCGGCCGCATTCTTGAATCAGGCGCCCATGAGGAGCTGATGGCTCTGAAAGGACTTTATTACGACCTCAATCGATACCAGGAGGAAAGCCTATAG
- a CDS encoding formate--tetrahydrofolate ligase: MALDPTKHADWEIAEEAESRMKTVYQLAEELGLDKEELLPHGHYVAKVDFRKVLERFKDRPDGKYIDVTAITPTPLGEGKSTSSMGLVEGLGKRGVSVTAAIRQPSGGPTMNIKGSAAGGGLAQCIPLTPFSLGLTGDINAIMNAHNLAMVALTSRIQHEFNYNDEQWAKRNQPRLNIDPNNVEMGWIIDFCAQALRNIIIGIGGKMDGFMMNSKFGIAVSSEVMAILAVAKDLKDMRERMGKIVVAYSRDGKPVTTKDLEVDGAMTAWMLEALNPNLLQSIEGQPVFVHAGPFANIAIGQSSIIADRVALKLADYHVTESGFGADIGFEKFWNLKCRFSGLTPHCAVVVATIRALKCHGGAPIPVPGRPMPEEYKKENVGWVEKGCENLVHHIRNVKLAGINPVVCINAFFTDTDAEIKAVRRIAEAAGARVALSRHWEKGGDGALEFADAVLDACKEKNDFKLLYELDVPLRKRIELIATKVYGADGVDYSAPALATAQRIEKDPALSKLGTCMVKTHLSLTDNPTMKGVPKGWRLFVRDILTYGGAGFVVPVAGTISLMPGTSSDPAYRRVDVDVEAGKVKGLF, from the coding sequence ATGGCGTTGGATCCAACCAAACACGCGGACTGGGAGATCGCTGAAGAAGCAGAATCACGAATGAAGACCGTCTATCAGCTGGCCGAAGAACTCGGACTGGACAAGGAAGAGTTGCTTCCCCACGGTCACTACGTGGCCAAAGTGGATTTCAGGAAAGTCCTGGAACGTTTTAAGGATCGACCGGACGGCAAATACATCGACGTAACGGCCATCACCCCTACACCCCTCGGAGAAGGCAAATCTACATCGAGTATGGGGTTGGTCGAGGGTCTCGGCAAGCGAGGCGTAAGCGTCACCGCAGCCATCCGGCAGCCGTCGGGCGGCCCCACCATGAACATTAAGGGAAGCGCCGCGGGCGGCGGTCTGGCCCAATGCATTCCGTTGACCCCGTTTTCCCTGGGTCTCACCGGCGACATCAACGCCATCATGAACGCGCACAACCTGGCCATGGTCGCCCTCACCTCCCGAATTCAGCACGAGTTCAATTACAATGACGAGCAGTGGGCCAAGAGAAATCAACCGCGCCTCAACATAGACCCGAACAACGTGGAAATGGGCTGGATTATCGACTTCTGCGCCCAAGCCCTTCGAAACATCATTATCGGCATCGGCGGCAAGATGGACGGGTTCATGATGAACTCGAAATTCGGTATCGCCGTCTCTTCCGAAGTCATGGCGATCCTGGCCGTGGCAAAGGACCTCAAAGACATGCGCGAGCGCATGGGCAAGATCGTGGTGGCTTACAGCAGGGACGGCAAGCCCGTCACCACCAAAGACCTCGAGGTGGACGGCGCCATGACGGCCTGGATGCTGGAAGCGCTGAACCCGAACCTGCTGCAGAGCATCGAAGGTCAGCCCGTATTCGTGCATGCCGGTCCCTTCGCCAACATCGCCATCGGCCAGAGTTCCATCATCGCGGACCGCGTGGCTCTCAAGCTCGCCGACTATCATGTAACCGAATCCGGATTTGGCGCTGACATCGGATTCGAGAAATTCTGGAACCTCAAATGCCGTTTCAGCGGCCTCACTCCCCACTGCGCGGTGGTCGTGGCCACCATCCGGGCCCTCAAGTGCCACGGCGGCGCTCCCATCCCGGTACCCGGACGTCCCATGCCGGAAGAATACAAGAAGGAAAACGTGGGATGGGTGGAAAAGGGATGCGAGAACCTGGTCCATCATATCCGCAACGTTAAGCTGGCCGGCATCAATCCCGTGGTGTGCATCAATGCGTTCTTCACGGACACGGACGCTGAAATCAAGGCGGTCCGGCGCATCGCCGAAGCCGCGGGCGCCCGTGTCGCACTCAGCCGACACTGGGAAAAAGGCGGCGACGGTGCGCTCGAGTTCGCCGACGCGGTTCTGGATGCCTGCAAGGAAAAGAACGACTTCAAGTTGCTCTATGAATTGGATGTGCCGTTGCGCAAGCGCATTGAACTGATCGCCACCAAGGTGTACGGAGCGGACGGTGTCGATTATTCCGCCCCGGCTTTGGCCACGGCGCAACGAATAGAGAAGGATCCTGCATTGTCCAAATTGGGTACCTGCATGGTGAAGACACACCTCTCCCTGACGGACAATCCCACCATGAAGGGCGTGCCCAAAGGCTGGAGACTGTTCGTTCGAGACATCCTTACCTACGGCGGCGCGGGTTTTGTGGTGCCTGTGGCGGGAACCATCAGCCTGATGCCCGGAACGAGCTCGGATCCTGCCTACCGACGAGTCGACGTGGATGTCGAGGCCGGCAAGGTGAAGGGCCTCTTCTAA
- a CDS encoding glycosyltransferase family 9 protein, with amino-acid sequence MKPGGILVLHQGALGDWILSIPAFRSIRQHHPNQIARMAIHSFLIPLLKCSDRSYEGISNDDGRILDLWRENERPPGRIGTLGAAYVFGRKRDPVLFKNLGRICGEEPKFLPTFPQPHTSVHVVEFQGRVLQTLNLRAAGPMSRLHPPEEALREARSALRRLGVGESPIAVHPGSGSKIKNWSIQCFKKLIRYVSSNLTVPVVLLLGPADEDLVPETAGLPCLTGLPLDTLAAVLKISRGYIGNDSGVTHLAAATGTPTLALFGPTDPHVWGPIGEHVSILRDGPQMEDLAYESVRMRAEAFFFDRPHR; translated from the coding sequence ATGAAGCCTGGCGGCATCCTCGTCCTCCATCAGGGAGCTTTGGGGGACTGGATCCTTTCCATACCCGCGTTTCGATCCATCCGACAACATCATCCGAACCAAATCGCCAGGATGGCGATACATTCATTCTTGATTCCTCTGCTTAAATGCTCCGATCGATCCTACGAGGGGATATCGAACGATGACGGCCGCATCCTGGACCTGTGGCGGGAGAACGAGCGCCCGCCGGGCCGAATCGGTACACTCGGTGCGGCGTATGTTTTTGGAAGGAAACGGGATCCGGTTCTTTTCAAAAACCTCGGCCGGATTTGCGGAGAGGAACCGAAGTTTCTGCCCACGTTTCCCCAACCGCACACGTCCGTTCACGTTGTGGAGTTCCAAGGAAGGGTGTTGCAGACACTGAATCTCCGTGCGGCCGGCCCGATGTCCCGTCTGCATCCCCCGGAAGAGGCGTTACGGGAGGCAAGGAGCGCGCTCCGCCGGCTCGGAGTTGGTGAATCCCCCATCGCGGTGCATCCGGGTAGCGGCAGCAAGATCAAGAATTGGTCCATACAATGTTTCAAGAAGCTGATTCGGTATGTATCAAGCAATCTAACCGTTCCCGTCGTCCTTCTGTTGGGTCCCGCGGATGAAGATCTGGTCCCTGAAACGGCGGGCCTGCCTTGCCTCACCGGTTTGCCTTTGGACACACTTGCGGCCGTGCTGAAGATCTCCCGAGGTTACATCGGGAACGATTCAGGCGTGACGCATCTGGCGGCGGCTACGGGAACGCCCACCTTGGCGCTGTTCGGTCCCACGGATCCCCATGTCTGGGGTCCAATAGGAGAACACGTAAGCATACTGCGCGACGGACCCCAAATGGAAGATTTGGCGTACGAGAGCGTCAGGATGCGGGCAGAAGCGTTTTTCTTCGACCGTCCACATCGATGA
- a CDS encoding D-tyrosyl-tRNA(Tyr) deacylase, whose product MRAVVQRVKRARVEVDHAIVGNIDAGVLVFLGVGREDTEKDADYLAEKIANLRIFGDEEGKMSKSILDLGLGALVVPQFTIWGDCRKGRRPSFSHAAPPEQAEQMYEYFVRRMNDTKVHTEKGRFQAMMDVHLINDGPVTLLLDSSKLF is encoded by the coding sequence GTGCGAGCCGTTGTACAGCGAGTTAAACGAGCCAGAGTCGAAGTAGATCATGCTATTGTCGGTAACATCGACGCCGGTGTTCTGGTATTTCTGGGCGTAGGTCGCGAGGACACCGAAAAGGACGCCGATTATCTGGCGGAAAAGATCGCAAACCTGCGGATCTTCGGGGATGAAGAAGGCAAGATGAGCAAATCGATTCTTGACCTCGGACTCGGCGCTCTCGTGGTGCCCCAATTCACGATATGGGGAGATTGCCGCAAGGGACGTCGTCCGTCATTCTCGCACGCTGCGCCGCCGGAGCAGGCCGAGCAGATGTACGAGTATTTCGTCCGAAGGATGAACGACACGAAGGTTCACACCGAAAAGGGTCGATTCCAGGCCATGATGGATGTCCACCTGATCAACGACGGTCCTGTAACCCTCTTACTGGACAGCAGCAAACTGTTCTGA
- a CDS encoding DUF1285 domain-containing protein produces MQNVEPIPKCLIFIDKEGNWYHKGAPMVHKPFILDFYRNLFMDEHGRCVIQWDGKLCEVDVEDTPIVVRSVERPSEGERRKVILVLSDETREELDLDSLWIGSENVLYAKVRQGAMPARFLRPAYYQLMKLLQYDETSGTYFIDVDGRRKTLLPAS; encoded by the coding sequence ATGCAGAACGTCGAACCGATTCCTAAGTGTTTAATATTTATAGATAAGGAAGGAAACTGGTACCATAAGGGCGCCCCGATGGTCCACAAGCCGTTCATCTTGGACTTTTATAGAAACCTGTTCATGGACGAGCACGGCCGTTGTGTGATTCAGTGGGACGGAAAGCTTTGCGAAGTAGACGTAGAGGATACACCGATCGTGGTGCGCAGTGTTGAACGGCCGTCCGAAGGTGAACGCCGGAAGGTCATTCTCGTTCTCAGTGACGAGACCCGGGAAGAATTGGATCTGGATTCCCTTTGGATCGGCTCCGAGAACGTGCTGTACGCCAAAGTTCGTCAGGGAGCCATGCCCGCTCGATTTCTCCGTCCCGCCTACTACCAGCTGATGAAGCTACTGCAGTATGACGAGACCTCGGGGACCTATTTCATCGATGTGGACGGTCGAAGAAAAACGCTTCTGCCCGCATCCTGA
- a CDS encoding FKBP-type peptidyl-prolyl cis-trans isomerase, translated as MNENRIGNGKWVRLRYAQKLILRDGHEVCGQSRTVSFVFGIERQMASIEKALDGRRAGDRLTVDIPAEELFGAHDPDLERVIPRGGLKKARLKEGSVYREIKQGAVVSFVVKNLYENSVLADFNHPYAGAGARGEIDILEVRDADKNDIREAHDRMGCG; from the coding sequence ATGAATGAGAACCGTATAGGCAATGGTAAGTGGGTCCGTCTCCGATATGCACAAAAACTTATACTTCGAGATGGCCATGAAGTATGCGGGCAATCCCGGACTGTTTCGTTTGTATTCGGTATCGAAAGGCAGATGGCGTCCATCGAGAAAGCGCTTGACGGTCGAAGGGCCGGCGATCGACTGACGGTGGACATTCCGGCGGAGGAACTGTTTGGAGCGCACGACCCCGATCTCGAACGCGTAATCCCCAGAGGAGGATTGAAAAAAGCGCGATTGAAAGAAGGCTCGGTCTATCGTGAAATCAAACAAGGCGCCGTGGTGAGCTTTGTCGTGAAAAATCTGTATGAAAACAGTGTCTTGGCTGATTTCAACCATCCCTATGCCGGCGCCGGGGCACGGGGTGAGATCGATATCCTGGAGGTCCGCGATGCGGACAAAAATGACATCCGCGAGGCTCATGATCGAATGGGCTGCGGATGA
- a CDS encoding B12-binding domain-containing radical SAM protein, giving the protein MSKPFLLFVNPWIYDFAAYDLWAKPLGLLHLAGRARKWGFRVDVWDGMASFHPALRARTPVRRQFGTGKYYRQAVSKPEPLKHTPRPYFRYGLSAEILRQDLLGLRSKSPDVVIVTSLMTYWYPGVFEAIRTIRNVFPKTPILLGGIYATLCTEHARKYSEADEVIPGPGEPSVSEGNNAEEEHYPAFDLLASLNYLCVLTSRGCPLGCHYCASNQLYPHFRQRNPETVFREILHGVKRFGVRDVAFYDDALLLNARDCIVPLLRRILDANLKLRLHTPNGLHLKYISSELARMMKQAGFVTVRLGYESPDPEWQTRTGGKAARRHLFNALDNLTSAGFTAQELGVYLMMGLPGQTPSEVEAGIREVGNAAGTPCLAEYSPIPGTKMWEEAKRSARYDIESEPLYHNNSLMPCASVGFSEGKIRELRRLCRAGRVGGRRTPVKGLMQRT; this is encoded by the coding sequence ATGTCGAAACCCTTTCTCCTTTTTGTCAATCCATGGATATACGATTTTGCCGCATATGACCTGTGGGCCAAGCCTTTGGGCCTGCTGCATCTTGCAGGGCGGGCGCGAAAATGGGGATTCCGGGTTGACGTCTGGGACGGAATGGCGAGCTTTCACCCCGCTCTGAGGGCTCGAACTCCTGTTCGCCGTCAATTCGGCACAGGCAAGTACTATCGGCAGGCTGTCTCCAAGCCGGAGCCTCTGAAGCATACGCCGAGGCCGTACTTCAGGTATGGCTTGTCCGCTGAAATTCTACGTCAGGATCTTCTGGGTTTGCGATCGAAATCGCCGGATGTCGTTATAGTGACATCGCTTATGACCTACTGGTATCCCGGCGTGTTTGAGGCTATCCGTACCATAAGGAATGTATTCCCCAAAACCCCGATCCTATTGGGGGGCATATATGCCACCTTATGCACGGAACATGCGAGGAAATATTCGGAGGCCGATGAGGTGATCCCGGGACCCGGTGAGCCTTCCGTATCCGAAGGAAATAATGCCGAAGAGGAGCACTATCCGGCCTTCGATCTGTTGGCAAGCCTGAACTACTTGTGCGTTCTGACCTCACGAGGATGCCCCTTAGGCTGTCATTATTGCGCATCCAATCAGCTGTATCCCCATTTCAGACAGCGAAATCCCGAAACCGTTTTTCGGGAGATCCTTCATGGAGTGAAACGATTCGGAGTGCGCGATGTGGCTTTTTACGATGACGCGTTGTTATTGAACGCCCGGGATTGCATTGTTCCACTTCTGCGGAGGATACTCGATGCTAACCTGAAACTGCGGCTGCATACCCCCAACGGACTGCACCTGAAGTACATCAGTTCGGAGCTGGCCCGGATGATGAAACAAGCCGGATTTGTGACCGTCCGGCTGGGGTACGAGTCACCGGATCCGGAATGGCAGACTCGAACAGGGGGGAAAGCGGCCCGCCGACATCTCTTTAACGCGCTCGATAACCTGACATCGGCAGGGTTTACGGCTCAAGAACTGGGCGTGTACTTGATGATGGGTCTTCCAGGTCAGACGCCTAGTGAGGTGGAAGCAGGAATCCGGGAGGTCGGAAACGCGGCGGGAACGCCTTGTCTGGCCGAGTATTCACCCATTCCCGGGACCAAGATGTGGGAGGAGGCAAAGCGATCGGCCCGTTACGACATCGAGAGCGAACCTTTGTATCATAACAACTCGCTGATGCCTTGTGCTTCAGTGGGGTTTTCAGAGGGAAAAATACGGGAATTGAGACGGTTGTGCCGGGCGGGAAGGGTGGGAGGGCGCCGGACCCCCGTCAAGGGACTTATGCAACGAACATAG
- a CDS encoding TatD family hydrolase produces MSFSDAASVAVVVDGHAHLDAVSDVENSLKEAYEKGVVAVVGVGMDLSSNRTILELANRFPRRVYPAVGLHPWKVNARGLDEELEFVCQHLPEAIALGEVGLDYKMKDTKALQIEAFQILLREAARLDKPAITHSRFSHARTLQLLSESNVRRAVFHWYSGPDDVLDIR; encoded by the coding sequence ATGAGTTTTTCAGACGCGGCGTCGGTGGCCGTTGTGGTCGACGGTCACGCACATCTGGACGCCGTATCCGACGTCGAGAATTCCTTGAAGGAAGCTTACGAAAAGGGTGTTGTCGCCGTTGTGGGAGTGGGCATGGACCTATCCAGCAACAGGACCATCCTGGAGCTGGCGAACCGTTTTCCACGTCGGGTGTATCCGGCTGTGGGCCTGCATCCCTGGAAAGTGAATGCGCGGGGCCTGGATGAAGAGCTGGAATTCGTGTGTCAACATTTGCCGGAGGCCATAGCCTTGGGCGAAGTCGGGCTCGACTACAAAATGAAGGACACCAAGGCTCTCCAGATAGAGGCATTCCAAATACTCTTAAGAGAAGCGGCCCGATTGGATAAACCGGCTATCACTCACTCACGTTTTTCCCACGCCAGGACACTTCAATTACTCTCGGAATCAAATGTCCGCAGGGCCGTGTTCCATTGGTATTCAGGTCCCGACGACGTATTGGACATACGCTGA
- a CDS encoding transcription repressor NadR: protein MGRKEQLMDILANSQEPVAGRELADRLGVSRQVVVQHVAILRARGVEVLATSRGYMLPREPAPYTRRAVLATKHSPEETEEELFILVDHGVKVLNVLVEHPLYGELCGNLMLQSRMDVQRFLERVKAEQAALLSVLTDGVHLHTVEYQDSQSFEAALARLSEKGYLITD, encoded by the coding sequence ATGGGCCGAAAAGAGCAGCTGATGGACATTCTGGCCAACAGTCAGGAACCGGTGGCAGGACGGGAATTGGCCGACCGGCTGGGAGTGAGTCGCCAGGTTGTGGTTCAGCATGTGGCCATACTTAGAGCGCGTGGCGTGGAAGTGCTCGCCACGTCCCGCGGTTACATGCTTCCCCGAGAACCGGCGCCATACACGCGTCGAGCCGTTCTGGCAACGAAACACTCTCCCGAGGAAACGGAGGAGGAACTGTTTATCCTCGTGGACCACGGAGTCAAAGTGCTAAATGTCCTCGTCGAGCACCCATTGTATGGTGAACTGTGCGGTAATCTCATGCTTCAATCCAGGATGGACGTCCAGCGCTTTTTGGAGCGCGTAAAAGCCGAACAGGCCGCATTGCTTTCAGTACTCACGGACGGAGTTCACCTCCACACCGTGGAATATCAGGACTCTCAGAGCTTCGAGGCGGCGCTGGCCCGCTTATCCGAAAAGGGATACCTGATAACGGATTGA
- a CDS encoding ABC transporter ATP-binding protein encodes MNSKKPIRFAHSTIRNLYSLKPYFVRHKAKIAVGLTCLLTVDLLQLFIPRIIKTAIDELTLQTASTKSLLEYGLAIVAIALVVGVLRYIWRHLIFGHSRVVERDLRYRLFEHLQKLSLNFFSRTRTGDLMARSTNDMEAVRFAVGMGLVAVNDGIIMGLSAIAFMLYINVKLTLIALIPMPAIIFASRFLTMRMHALFQKVQETFADLTERSRESITGIRVVQAYRLEEWEEQRLRDMGDRYISENIQLGRTMAMFFPMMMLFTNLSLTVVLWLGGRMTILKGISIGDFVAFISYLNLLTWPMMALGWVTNLIQRGSVSMGRINRLLEERPEIEDKGPGAPPTPIAGEVEVRGLSFRYPDEDRYILRDLSFKIEAGSTVVLVGRTGSGKTTLVHLLTRLLEPSRNSIFLENIPIHEWPLSALRSSVAVAPQDPFLFSDTVSANLLFGRTGYDDEWIQTCLNTADLSNDVKQFQRGLETMTGEKGLTLSGRQRQRLALARALIDNPPILILDNALSMVDTATERRILDQMAPLRRGKTNIWISHRVSTIRKAERILVLDEGRVVEQGTHEELIRAGNVYPSIYQRALLSERLEG; translated from the coding sequence ATGAATAGCAAGAAGCCAATCAGGTTTGCGCATTCAACGATACGAAACCTGTATTCACTCAAGCCTTACTTCGTCCGCCACAAAGCAAAGATAGCCGTCGGTCTCACATGCCTTCTGACGGTGGATCTTTTGCAGCTCTTTATTCCCCGTATTATCAAAACAGCGATCGATGAACTGACGCTGCAAACCGCTTCCACAAAGAGCCTGCTGGAATATGGACTGGCAATCGTGGCCATAGCCCTGGTGGTGGGCGTTTTGCGGTATATCTGGAGACACCTGATTTTCGGTCATTCGCGGGTGGTGGAACGAGATCTCCGGTATCGGCTGTTCGAGCATCTTCAAAAACTGTCCTTGAATTTTTTCTCACGGACACGAACCGGCGATCTTATGGCCCGGTCGACCAATGACATGGAGGCCGTCCGGTTCGCCGTTGGAATGGGATTGGTGGCGGTCAACGACGGGATCATAATGGGCCTGTCAGCCATAGCGTTCATGCTCTACATCAACGTGAAACTCACGCTGATCGCCCTGATTCCCATGCCCGCCATCATCTTTGCAAGCCGCTTTCTCACGATGCGCATGCACGCCCTATTTCAGAAAGTGCAGGAGACCTTCGCCGACCTGACAGAGAGAAGCCGCGAGTCCATCACGGGCATACGGGTCGTCCAGGCCTACCGGCTGGAAGAATGGGAAGAGCAGCGCTTGAGAGACATGGGCGACAGGTACATTTCCGAAAATATCCAGCTTGGGCGAACCATGGCCATGTTTTTTCCCATGATGATGCTGTTTACCAATCTGAGCCTCACCGTGGTTTTATGGCTTGGGGGTCGGATGACCATTCTGAAAGGGATCAGCATCGGGGATTTCGTTGCATTCATCAGCTATCTGAACCTGTTAACCTGGCCCATGATGGCCCTGGGGTGGGTCACGAACCTGATTCAGCGAGGTTCCGTATCCATGGGCCGCATCAACCGGCTTCTGGAAGAGCGCCCGGAGATCGAGGATAAGGGACCCGGCGCGCCGCCAACCCCCATTGCGGGTGAAGTAGAAGTGCGGGGATTGAGTTTTCGATATCCGGACGAGGATCGGTACATACTGAGGGATCTTTCGTTCAAGATCGAAGCCGGTAGCACGGTGGTGCTCGTAGGGCGCACCGGATCGGGAAAAACAACCCTGGTTCACCTCCTGACCCGGCTCTTGGAGCCGTCCCGGAATTCGATCTTCCTGGAAAACATCCCGATCCACGAATGGCCTCTTTCAGCTTTGAGATCTTCAGTGGCCGTAGCACCCCAGGATCCCTTTCTTTTTTCGGACACGGTTTCCGCCAACCTGCTGTTCGGCAGAACGGGATATGACGACGAATGGATTCAAACGTGTTTGAACACCGCCGACCTATCGAATGACGTCAAACAATTCCAACGCGGCTTGGAGACCATGACTGGCGAGAAGGGCCTAACCCTGTCCGGACGACAACGCCAGAGATTGGCTCTGGCCAGGGCTCTTATAGACAATCCGCCAATACTGATTCTCGATAACGCCCTCTCCATGGTGGATACGGCCACCGAGCGTCGAATACTGGATCAGATGGCGCCCCTTCGTCGGGGAAAAACCAATATCTGGATCTCGCACCGGGTTTCGACCATCCGAAAGGCGGAACGCATATTGGTTCTGGATGAAGGTCGCGTGGTCGAGCAGGGGACCCACGAGGAGCTTATCCGGGCGGGCAACGTATACCCGAGTATCTACCAGCGCGCGCTGCTGAGCGAACGGCTCGAGGGTTGA